The Tistrella mobilis genome window below encodes:
- a CDS encoding FAD-dependent oxidoreductase yields the protein MTTRTRGYRLDVLAKAPDPDVVVIGGGINGISVYRELALQGLRVVLAEAQDYCAGASGALSRMIHGGLRYMENGEFDLVREALRERDLLLRNAPHFVAPLATTVPVFEYLSGIGNAPLRFLGLSRKPGRRGAAVLKLGLTFYDIFTRKSRMVPTHRFAGKARTARDWPDLNPKVKCSATYYDAWITHPERLGLEMIRDLEATCPDAVAVNYLAAEGTDGDALLLRDRIGGREFRLRPKLVVNATGAWIDLTNRRVANLVDAPGAGALPRMIGGTKGSHLIVRNPRLLKALGDQMIYYENQEGRVCILFPYFGNVLIGSTDIKVDTPEGVHCETDERAYMLQSLRFVFPDIEITPDQILYTFSGVRPLTNAAAATTGQIPRDHHCRFVPEEAGLPFPVMCMIGGKWTTFRGFGEIAADQALGRLGGRRRVSTDTLAIGGGRDFPPAGPARERWIADLAAATGIGAHRARALAERYGSAARRLADDFVAAGDRPLATHPGYGTAEIRHLIRGEHVEALEDLICRRTSLAISGELSADLLDELLALLAGERGWTADRAADERARTLDRLAALHDVTEDMLRARNDTTRAASRARTEPASEHLA from the coding sequence ATGACCACCCGCACACGCGGATACCGGCTGGATGTTCTGGCCAAGGCGCCCGATCCTGACGTCGTCGTGATCGGCGGCGGCATCAACGGGATCAGCGTCTATCGTGAACTGGCCCTGCAGGGGCTGCGGGTGGTGCTGGCAGAGGCGCAGGATTACTGCGCCGGTGCCAGCGGTGCCCTGTCGCGCATGATCCATGGCGGCCTGCGCTACATGGAGAACGGCGAGTTCGATCTGGTGCGCGAGGCATTGCGCGAGCGGGACCTCCTGCTGCGCAACGCGCCGCATTTCGTGGCGCCGCTCGCCACCACCGTGCCAGTCTTCGAATATCTCTCAGGCATCGGCAATGCGCCGCTGCGGTTCCTGGGGCTGAGCCGCAAACCTGGCCGGCGCGGGGCTGCGGTGCTGAAGCTGGGGCTCACCTTCTACGACATCTTCACCCGCAAGAGCCGGATGGTGCCGACCCATCGCTTCGCCGGCAAGGCCCGGACCGCGCGGGACTGGCCCGACCTCAATCCGAAGGTCAAGTGCAGCGCAACCTATTACGATGCCTGGATCACCCATCCCGAACGGCTGGGGCTGGAGATGATCCGCGATCTGGAAGCGACCTGCCCCGATGCGGTGGCGGTGAACTATCTGGCCGCCGAGGGCACCGACGGCGATGCCCTGCTGCTGCGCGACCGCATCGGCGGCCGGGAATTCCGCCTGCGGCCGAAGCTGGTGGTGAACGCCACCGGCGCCTGGATCGACCTGACCAACCGGCGGGTGGCCAACCTGGTGGATGCCCCCGGTGCCGGTGCGCTGCCGCGGATGATCGGCGGCACCAAGGGCTCGCATCTGATCGTGCGCAACCCGCGGCTGCTGAAGGCGCTGGGCGACCAGATGATCTATTACGAGAACCAGGAAGGCCGGGTCTGCATCCTGTTCCCCTATTTCGGCAATGTCCTGATCGGGTCCACCGACATCAAGGTCGACACGCCGGAGGGTGTGCATTGCGAGACCGACGAGCGGGCCTACATGCTGCAATCGCTGCGCTTCGTCTTCCCGGATATCGAGATCACGCCCGACCAGATCCTCTATACCTTCTCGGGCGTGCGGCCGCTGACCAATGCCGCGGCGGCGACCACCGGGCAGATCCCGCGCGATCACCATTGCCGCTTCGTGCCTGAAGAAGCGGGGCTGCCTTTCCCGGTGATGTGCATGATCGGCGGCAAATGGACCACCTTCCGCGGCTTCGGCGAGATCGCCGCCGATCAGGCGCTGGGCCGGCTGGGCGGGCGACGGCGGGTGTCGACCGACACGCTCGCGATCGGCGGCGGCCGCGATTTCCCGCCGGCCGGGCCGGCGCGGGAGCGCTGGATCGCCGATCTGGCGGCCGCGACGGGGATCGGTGCCCACCGGGCACGGGCGCTGGCCGAACGTTACGGCTCTGCCGCGCGCCGGCTGGCGGATGATTTCGTGGCCGCGGGCGACCGGCCGCTGGCAACCCATCCGGGCTATGGCACCGCCGAGATCCGCCATCTGATCCGGGGCGAGCATGTCGAGGCGCTGGAAGACCTGATCTGCCGTCGCACCTCGCTCGCCATCTCGGGCGAGCTGTCGGCCGATCTGCTGGATGAACTGCTGGCGCTGCTGGCCGGGGAGCGCGGCTGGACGGCGGACCGGGCCGCCGATGAACGCGCCCGGACGCTGGACCGGCTGGCCGCGCTGCACGACGTGACCGAAGACATGCTCCGCGCGCGCAACGACACAACCCGGGCCGCAAGCCGGGCCCGGACCGAACCTGCCTCTGAACACCTGGCTTGA
- a CDS encoding class I fructose-bisphosphate aldolase, with protein sequence MSDKFRLNRLFRNGRCLDVAIDHGIFNEPTMLSGLEDAKAVFDKLIAAAPDAIQTNFGQADLLQSVPTPVKPALVMRVDAANVYNRHKHTHMWSTLQQADDPVLPAVQLDAACVVINLLMLPGEHDLFRQCVENIAKVRAACDRYRMPLMIEPLVMAPHSEAGGYMVDGDAEKIVALVRFARELGADVIKADPTTNPEDFHRVVETARCPVLVRGGGKEDLLTVLKKSEALLKQGAKGLVYGRNVYQHDNPTGVTRALMTLIHDDATAEEAFAAYKAVAA encoded by the coding sequence ATGTCCGACAAATTCCGCCTCAACCGCCTGTTCCGCAATGGCCGCTGCCTCGACGTCGCGATCGACCACGGCATCTTCAACGAGCCGACCATGCTGTCGGGGCTGGAGGATGCGAAGGCCGTGTTCGATAAGCTGATCGCGGCCGCACCCGATGCGATCCAGACCAATTTCGGCCAGGCCGACCTGCTGCAATCGGTGCCGACCCCGGTGAAGCCGGCCCTGGTGATGCGGGTCGATGCGGCGAATGTCTACAACCGCCACAAGCACACTCATATGTGGTCGACCCTGCAGCAGGCCGATGATCCGGTGCTGCCGGCGGTGCAGCTGGATGCGGCCTGCGTGGTGATCAACCTGCTGATGCTGCCGGGCGAACACGACCTGTTCCGCCAGTGCGTGGAGAACATCGCGAAGGTCCGTGCCGCCTGCGATCGCTATCGCATGCCGCTGATGATCGAGCCGCTGGTGATGGCGCCCCATTCCGAGGCCGGCGGCTATATGGTGGACGGCGATGCCGAAAAGATCGTCGCCCTGGTCCGCTTCGCCCGAGAGCTGGGCGCCGATGTGATCAAGGCCGACCCGACCACCAATCCCGAAGACTTCCATCGCGTGGTCGAAACCGCCCGGTGCCCGGTGCTGGTCCGCGGCGGCGGCAAGGAGGATCTGCTGACGGTGCTGAAGAAGTCGGAAGCGCTGCTGAAGCAGGGGGCGAAGGGGCTGGTTTATGGCCGCAACGTCTATCAGCACGACAACCCGACGGGCGTGACCCGGGCGCTGATGACGCTGATCCATGATGACGCCACCGCGGAAGAGGCCTTCGCGGCGTATAAGGCCGTTGCCGCCTGA
- a CDS encoding FGGY-family carbohydrate kinase: protein MAYLLGLDAGNTMVKAVLFSIDGVELAVAEKGGSTRHPRPGHVERDLDELWACAAAAIRGCIARAGIDPAEIAAIGCAGHGNGLYALDHDRQPLMGIQSIDVRAGGLVERWNRDGTTDRICRLALQRPWAAQLPTLLSHIRETDPETFARIGTAFTCKDYIAFRLTGEVASDETDMSGAACLKLPEGRYDDELLAAYGLEGCGGILPPVHRSSAVTGRVTARAAADAGLAAGTPVVGGLFDVIASALGSGVVRTGAASLVAGTWSINQVIVDEPIRDNPPFITSVYEGTRFMEVEASATSAANLEWFMREWVAPEADAAERPYDMVNRLAGTVRPSADLPIFHPFLFGAGDDAAARAGFFGLAGWHQRAHLMFALFEGVAFGHRAHVDNLRHRGITVADAVLSGGGARSRVWSQIFADVLNLPVTVTRCQETGALGAAMVAGVGAGIFPDFAAAAARMVVVDRAHEPDAAAAEIHDRRYGVYTTLVEALRPHWKRWGS from the coding sequence ATGGCCTATCTTCTGGGCCTCGATGCCGGAAACACCATGGTGAAGGCGGTGCTGTTCTCGATCGACGGCGTCGAGCTTGCCGTCGCCGAGAAGGGCGGGTCGACCCGTCATCCGCGGCCGGGCCATGTCGAACGCGACCTGGACGAACTCTGGGCCTGTGCAGCCGCGGCGATCCGCGGCTGCATCGCCCGGGCCGGCATCGACCCGGCCGAGATTGCGGCGATCGGCTGCGCCGGTCATGGCAACGGGCTCTATGCGCTGGACCACGACCGGCAGCCGCTGATGGGTATCCAGTCGATCGATGTCCGCGCGGGCGGGCTGGTGGAGCGCTGGAACCGCGACGGCACCACCGACCGGATCTGCCGCCTGGCCCTGCAACGGCCCTGGGCCGCGCAGCTGCCGACCCTGCTGTCGCATATCCGCGAAACCGACCCCGAAACCTTCGCCCGCATCGGCACGGCCTTCACCTGCAAGGATTACATCGCCTTCCGGCTGACGGGCGAGGTTGCGAGCGACGAGACCGATATGAGCGGCGCCGCCTGCCTGAAACTGCCCGAAGGCCGCTATGACGACGAGCTGCTGGCCGCCTATGGGCTGGAGGGCTGCGGCGGCATCCTGCCGCCGGTGCACCGGTCGAGCGCGGTGACCGGCCGGGTGACGGCGCGGGCGGCGGCCGATGCCGGGCTTGCCGCCGGCACGCCCGTGGTCGGCGGGCTGTTCGACGTGATCGCAAGCGCGCTGGGCTCAGGCGTCGTCCGCACCGGTGCGGCCTCTCTGGTCGCCGGCACCTGGAGCATCAATCAGGTGATCGTGGACGAACCGATCCGCGACAACCCGCCCTTCATCACCTCGGTCTATGAAGGCACCCGCTTCATGGAGGTCGAGGCCTCGGCGACCTCTGCCGCCAATCTGGAATGGTTCATGCGCGAATGGGTGGCGCCCGAGGCCGATGCGGCGGAGCGGCCCTATGACATGGTCAACCGTCTGGCCGGCACGGTCAGGCCCTCGGCCGATCTGCCGATCTTCCACCCCTTCCTGTTCGGTGCCGGCGACGATGCCGCGGCGCGGGCGGGATTCTTCGGTCTGGCCGGCTGGCACCAGCGCGCGCATCTGATGTTCGCCCTGTTCGAAGGTGTCGCCTTCGGTCATCGCGCCCATGTCGACAATCTGCGCCATCGCGGCATCACGGTTGCGGATGCCGTGCTCTCGGGCGGCGGCGCGCGCAGCCGGGTGTGGTCGCAGATCTTCGCCGATGTGCTGAACCTGCCGGTCACCGTCACCCGTTGCCAGGAAACCGGCGCGCTGGGCGCGGCCATGGTGGCCGGTGTCGGTGCCGGCATCTTCCCGGATTTTGCCGCCGCAGCGGCACGCATGGTGGTGGTGGACCGCGCCCATGAACCGGATGCGGCGGCCGCAGAGATCCACGACCGCCGCTATGGCGTCTATACCACCCTGGTCGAGGCGCTGCGCCCCCACTGGAAGCGGTGGGGGAGCTGA
- a CDS encoding SDR family oxidoreductase: MQLKDKVVVVTGGGAGIGRALCRRFTDEGAKAVIAVDLNEAGADETVAQGAATASYRADVSKFDDILAVVDDVEAKFGPIDLFCSNAGIAIGDPDFDDVASATEADWQRSWGVNVMAHIHAAKALLPRMKARGAGYFLNTVSAAGLLSQIGSTTYSTTKHAAIGFAESLAIAHKDDGIRVSVLCPQGVDTAMLRSMDGNPASLDGVLTPEDVAGIVVKALDDERFLILPHEVVLTYMRNKTNDYDRWIGGMVKLRRRIKDARPA, translated from the coding sequence ATGCAGCTGAAGGACAAGGTCGTCGTCGTCACCGGTGGCGGCGCGGGCATCGGCCGCGCGCTTTGCCGCCGCTTCACCGACGAGGGCGCCAAGGCGGTGATCGCCGTCGACCTGAACGAGGCCGGCGCGGACGAGACCGTCGCTCAGGGCGCCGCCACTGCGTCTTACAGGGCCGATGTCTCGAAATTCGACGACATCCTGGCGGTGGTCGACGATGTCGAAGCGAAATTCGGCCCGATCGACCTCTTCTGCTCCAATGCCGGCATCGCGATCGGCGATCCGGATTTCGACGACGTCGCCTCCGCCACCGAAGCCGACTGGCAGCGCAGCTGGGGCGTGAACGTCATGGCCCATATTCATGCGGCCAAGGCGCTGCTGCCGCGGATGAAGGCGCGCGGCGCCGGCTATTTCCTGAACACCGTCTCGGCCGCCGGGCTGTTGTCGCAGATCGGCAGCACCACCTATTCCACCACCAAACATGCCGCAATCGGCTTCGCCGAATCCCTCGCCATCGCCCACAAGGATGACGGCATCAGGGTGTCGGTGCTCTGCCCGCAGGGCGTGGATACCGCCATGCTGCGCTCCATGGACGGCAACCCCGCCTCGCTCGACGGGGTGCTGACGCCGGAAGACGTGGCCGGCATCGTGGTCAAGGCGCTCGACGACGAGCGCTTCCTGATCCTGCCGCACGAGGTGGTGCTCACCTACATGCGCAACAAAACCAACGACTACGACCGCTGGATCGGCGGCATGGTCAAGCTGCGCCGCCGGATCAAGGACGCGCGCCCGGCGTAA
- a CDS encoding DUF2855 family protein, producing the protein MTDTPAITRLLTPKADLGAALIETIPAPAAAPGSIRLRLDRFALTTNNITYAAFGEAMRYWDFFPTGRPDHGHMPVWGFAEVEASEVDGIAPGERFYGYFPIATRITMQPGRVTERGFYDQAEHRLPLVSAYNQYTRCTADPVWSPAMENAQMLIRPLFITSFVLADYLADNGWFGAARLVISSASAKTAYGAAFCLAGLADRPELIGLTSRANRGFTEALGLYDRVVTYDELDGIAADRPTTYVDFSGEDGLRARIHGHFGPGLIHDCLVGSAANTAPLDRTLAAAAALPGPAPVMFFAPVQIRKRNADWGGAEFTRRFNLDQTRFMTAATTGTDPWIRIEEGRVLDAAASIIRALHAGTADPRAGYVVLPAAGPETV; encoded by the coding sequence ATGACCGATACCCCTGCCATCACCCGCCTGCTGACACCGAAGGCCGATCTCGGTGCGGCCCTGATCGAGACCATACCCGCCCCGGCCGCCGCGCCGGGCAGCATCCGGCTCCGGCTCGACCGCTTCGCGCTGACCACCAACAACATCACCTATGCCGCCTTCGGCGAGGCGATGCGCTATTGGGATTTCTTCCCGACCGGCCGACCCGACCACGGCCATATGCCCGTCTGGGGCTTTGCCGAGGTCGAGGCGTCGGAGGTCGACGGCATCGCGCCCGGCGAGCGCTTCTACGGCTATTTCCCGATCGCGACCCGCATCACCATGCAGCCCGGCCGGGTGACGGAGCGCGGCTTCTATGATCAGGCGGAGCATCGCCTGCCCCTGGTCTCTGCCTACAACCAGTACACCCGCTGCACGGCCGATCCGGTCTGGTCGCCGGCAATGGAAAACGCCCAGATGCTGATCCGGCCGCTGTTCATCACCTCGTTCGTGCTGGCCGATTATCTGGCCGACAATGGCTGGTTCGGCGCGGCGCGGCTGGTGATCTCGTCTGCCTCGGCCAAGACCGCCTATGGCGCGGCCTTCTGCCTGGCGGGCCTGGCCGATCGCCCCGAGCTGATCGGCCTGACCAGCCGGGCCAATCGCGGTTTCACCGAAGCGCTCGGCCTCTACGACCGGGTGGTGACCTATGACGAGCTGGATGGCATCGCCGCCGACCGCCCGACCACCTATGTCGATTTCTCAGGCGAGGACGGGCTACGTGCGCGCATCCATGGCCATTTCGGCCCGGGCCTGATCCATGACTGTCTGGTCGGCTCGGCCGCCAACACCGCACCTCTGGACCGGACGCTCGCAGCCGCGGCCGCCCTCCCCGGGCCGGCGCCGGTGATGTTCTTCGCGCCGGTGCAGATCCGCAAACGCAATGCCGACTGGGGCGGGGCCGAATTCACCCGCCGCTTCAACCTGGATCAGACCCGGTTCATGACCGCCGCCACCACCGGCACCGATCCCTGGATCCGGATCGAGGAAGGCCGCGTGCTGGATGCGGCGGCATCGATCATCCGCGCGCTCCATGCCGGCACCGCGGATCCCCGGGCGGGCTATGTGGTGCTTCCAGCGGCCGGGCCGGAAACCGTATAG
- a CDS encoding TetR/AcrR family transcriptional regulator, with translation MPATPLTPPVARPLKRPVQARARFTVQAIYDGLVRIWLRDGPGAVTMKAVAAETGFAVGTLYDYFPNRAALLSGYVRHCIDDLIRRLEADAAAEPDLPWDLRIARLVRMTCGLDGAAPCFDHDMLMVEHAIAEEKHHRRAYEELSAAWVRILEATPGRPAGIDAAAIRAAFLIVLGTRRYVLLVEPTAAEVGDWAGRLERMCLGALVHG, from the coding sequence ATGCCTGCCACGCCGCTGACACCACCGGTCGCAAGGCCGCTGAAACGGCCGGTTCAGGCCCGCGCGCGCTTCACCGTTCAGGCGATCTATGACGGCCTGGTTCGGATCTGGCTGCGCGACGGGCCGGGTGCGGTGACCATGAAGGCGGTGGCGGCCGAAACCGGTTTTGCGGTCGGCACGCTTTACGACTATTTCCCCAATCGGGCGGCGCTGCTTTCAGGCTATGTCCGCCACTGCATCGACGATCTGATCCGGCGGCTGGAGGCCGATGCCGCGGCGGAACCCGATCTTCCCTGGGATCTGCGGATTGCGCGCCTGGTGCGGATGACCTGCGGCCTGGACGGCGCTGCCCCCTGTTTCGACCACGACATGCTGATGGTCGAACATGCGATCGCCGAAGAGAAACACCACCGCCGCGCCTATGAGGAACTGTCCGCCGCCTGGGTGCGGATCCTGGAGGCGACGCCCGGCCGGCCGGCCGGCATTGATGCCGCGGCAATCCGCGCCGCCTTCCTCATCGTGCTCGGCACCCGCCGCTATGTGCTGCTGGTGGAGCCGACGGCGGCCGAGGTGGGCGACTGGGCGGGGCGGCTGGAGAGGATGTGCCTGGGGGCGCTGGTGCATGGCTGA
- a CDS encoding RNA polymerase sigma factor, with protein sequence MAPTKSADLPGLVESFQIHYADLLRFLQRRCGDPERAADLIQDLYFRVRAAEDEGRVVEDPPAWMRRIAINLAIDGQRRDLRLRREQGDEIEGMAVACERPLPDRAVAARERLRVLDAALQALPDKPRRALLLHRVDGLTQAEIARRLGVSESMVIKYVAQALKHCRDWQRRIDDGAVPLIDGGRQGGG encoded by the coding sequence ATGGCCCCGACGAAATCCGCAGACCTGCCCGGGCTGGTCGAAAGCTTCCAGATCCATTACGCCGATCTGCTGCGCTTCCTGCAAAGGCGCTGCGGCGACCCCGAACGTGCGGCCGATCTGATCCAGGACCTGTATTTCCGCGTCCGCGCCGCTGAAGACGAGGGCCGGGTGGTGGAAGATCCGCCGGCCTGGATGCGCCGGATCGCCATCAACCTGGCGATCGACGGTCAGCGGCGCGACCTGCGGCTGCGGCGCGAACAGGGCGACGAGATCGAGGGCATGGCGGTCGCCTGCGAACGGCCCCTGCCGGACCGTGCGGTTGCCGCGCGTGAACGGCTGCGGGTGCTTGACGCAGCCCTTCAGGCGCTGCCTGATAAGCCGCGCCGGGCGCTGCTGCTGCATCGCGTCGACGGATTGACCCAGGCCGAGATTGCGCGGCGGCTGGGGGTGTCGGAAAGCATGGTGATCAAATACGTGGCCCAGGCCCTGAAACACTGCCGCGACTGGCAGCGCCGGATCGACGATGGCGCCGTGCCGCTGATCGACGGCGGTCGGCAGGGCGGCGGCTGA
- a CDS encoding FecR family protein → MVAPPASSSSSPSSSSPSAETGDLSDIAIDWLVRVRLGAADPADFARWRAAAPLHEAAAAEAESLFDDIGRTATAQAFGAERVMPLRASPRSVSRRRLLTGAAAAGVVAAIGAGTLVAAGPGVGGRLIAGLDGGETTSRGERRAITLADGSRVTLAGRSAIRIEVSAVGRHVELLAGEALFQVAAGATRPFIVTAGTGRAQAVATLFSVARAGEAARVVVVDGRVEAGPAGGPAPLVLTAGQAATTGPAMTAEPVDAASLTAWARGRLIVTGQPLSDVAARLDRDCALRLLVLGDTARNLPVTGVFDLDDPEGTLRAIATVLPVRVRRLGGVAVVTATA, encoded by the coding sequence ATGGTCGCACCCCCGGCTTCATCCTCGTCTTCCCCCTCGTCCTCATCACCGTCGGCCGAGACGGGCGACCTGTCGGACATCGCCATCGACTGGCTGGTCCGCGTGCGCCTGGGTGCGGCCGACCCGGCCGATTTCGCCCGCTGGCGGGCCGCCGCGCCCCTGCACGAGGCGGCGGCGGCAGAGGCCGAAAGCCTGTTCGACGACATCGGCCGGACCGCGACCGCTCAGGCTTTCGGGGCGGAGCGGGTTATGCCCCTGCGCGCCTCGCCCCGGTCGGTGTCGCGGCGCCGGCTGTTGACCGGCGCCGCGGCGGCCGGCGTGGTGGCGGCGATCGGCGCGGGCACCCTGGTGGCGGCGGGACCCGGCGTCGGCGGACGCCTGATCGCCGGGCTCGACGGTGGCGAGACCACGTCGCGGGGAGAACGGCGGGCGATCACGCTTGCCGATGGCAGCCGCGTGACGCTCGCCGGCCGCTCGGCGATCCGGATCGAGGTCTCCGCCGTCGGGCGCCATGTCGAGCTGCTGGCCGGTGAGGCCCTGTTCCAGGTGGCCGCCGGGGCCACCCGGCCCTTCATCGTGACCGCCGGCACCGGCCGGGCACAGGCCGTGGCCACGCTGTTCTCGGTTGCCCGCGCGGGCGAGGCGGCCCGGGTGGTGGTGGTCGACGGCCGGGTCGAGGCCGGCCCCGCCGGCGGCCCCGCACCGCTCGTTCTCACCGCCGGCCAGGCCGCGACCACCGGCCCGGCCATGACCGCAGAGCCGGTCGATGCCGCAAGCCTCACCGCCTGGGCCCGCGGCCGGTTGATCGTCACCGGTCAACCCCTGTCCGACGTCGCCGCCCGCCTGGACCGCGACTGCGCGCTGCGCCTGCTGGTCCTGGGCGACACCGCCCGCAACCTGCCCGTCACCGGCGTCTTCGACCTGGACGATCCGGAAGGAACGCTGCGGGCGATCGCAACCGTCCTGCCCGTGCGCGTGCGGCGGCTGGGGGGTGTGGCGGTGGTGACGGCGACCGCCTGA